The region TGCTCACAACTCATGGCACGACATGCAACGAAACACTGTCAAGCGTAAGTCAACGTGCCGCAGTCGCGGCCACCCCGGCCATCAGATCGTCATCGACCACAAGGATCGGGCTGCCGTCACGCACCAGATGCTGGCCCAGCACGACAACTTCACCATTCAGGTCCGCCGGCTCGATCACCTGAACCAATCCGTTGGCCTCAATGCCCGTCTCAATCGGCACAAAACGCACCGACTCACGGTCTGTCGTCACGAATACGCCCTGCCGATCGTCACGCCGCAGTAGCGCCGAACGAGGCACGAGCGTCGCCTCCGACGCTTGGTCAAACTCAAGTTCCACCCGCGCGAACATGCCCGGGTTGAGCACGCGCTCGTCGTTCGCCACCTCCACCACCACTTCGGCCTGGCGCGAGGTCTCGCGAAACACCGGCGACAATCGCGTCACCGCGCCCGCAAACACTTCGTCCGGTAGCGAATCCACCCGCACCTCGGCCGTCTGGCCCACCGACAGCCGTTGATAGTCCCGCTCCGTCACAAAAAACACAGCCCGCAACGCCGTCAGTTCGACCACGCTCACGACCGCCGTGTTTGCCGAAAGCATCGCCCCCTCATCGACAAAACGCTGCGCCACGACACGCGGCTGCTGATGACCATTGTCCGGCCACGTCGCGCGAACTTTCGTGTCATCCAGCCGAACCTCCGCCGCACGCAACGCCGCTTCCCGCTGGCTCACCTGCGCCTCGGCCACCCGCAATCGCGCCTGGTTGGTCTGATACTGCGAACGCGAAGCATCCATCTCCGCATCCGAGGCCACATCCTGCTCGCGCAACGAACGCACGCGCCGATGCTCGCGGTCAGCGGTGTCCAGCGAACTGCGTGCCTCCTCCAGATTCGCTTGAGCAACGGCCAACTCCGCCTTGGCCTCTTCCACATGCTGGGCGAAGTCGCCCTCGTCCAGCCACGCGACCACCTCGTCGCGCTCGACGGTGTCGCCGATGTCGACCTCCATCCGCTCCAATCGACCGGATATCTTGGGCGCTACATCGAAGCGCGCCCGCGCCACAAGATTGCTCGCGAACGTCGAGGTGTCACGGATCGGGCCATGCTCAACCGCCACAACCTCAACCGCGACAGCGTTGGTATCGCTCGACAAAGGACCGTGTCCTTCGCCGACCGAACGACCGTACACAACCCACCCCGCTCCCAAGGCCAGCACAAGTACGCCGACCAGGGATGCGTATCGCCATCGTCGCCTCATACTCAAATCCTCTAAGGTTCACACACGGCCGGTCCACACGCCCATTGCGCGAACCTCAACATGCCGGCGAAGCAGAACCGCGCCGACGAATCGTAAGGGTACGCCCGACCCCGCCGACCGGATTCATCCAGTCATCACAACGAGCCACGGGTTGGTGGTCTCCATACCTTGGCCCCCTTGACCTTCGCCGCCGTGCCTTCCAGCGGCAACTACAGGGAAGGCGGCGGGGTATTGTGAACTTGTTCAAACCCAGCCTATGTGGCCCGTTGAGAGACATCTAGCGGGGGGCTCGTGACGTACTCCGGAACACGCTACGCCACGCAGCGTGGGGGCGAATCCGGCAGGCTGCTTAAGAACCCATTGCAACCCCTCCCCCCAAGTACGAACATCGAAAACTGAAGAGGTGTGCGAGATCAACCTTCAGGTTGGCAACCTAAACGTCGACCGCTACATCAACGGCTTCTGAGACGCACGGGAGCGTGCTCCTCGCCATAAAGACCTGCCCGTTAGGGTATTATGACATCCACGGCGTGGTGCCCCCCCCCTCGCCCCCCCCCCCCATGATCTGGAATCCATCACGCATGGTAGCGGACGCAATGCTCATTTGTTACGTATAATCACCCGCCACCGCGCTCTTGTAGAGCGCCTCCGCATTCGTCGCACCGACAACCGCTTGGCGAACATCGGCGCTGGTCAAATCCAATACGCGCAGCTTGCCGCCTGTTTCCGCGACGGCC is a window of Phycisphaerales bacterium AB-hyl4 DNA encoding:
- a CDS encoding efflux RND transporter periplasmic adaptor subunit; amino-acid sequence: MSSDTNAVAVEVVAVEHGPIRDTSTFASNLVARARFDVAPKISGRLERMEVDIGDTVERDEVVAWLDEGDFAQHVEEAKAELAVAQANLEEARSSLDTADREHRRVRSLREQDVASDAEMDASRSQYQTNQARLRVAEAQVSQREAALRAAEVRLDDTKVRATWPDNGHQQPRVVAQRFVDEGAMLSANTAVVSVVELTALRAVFFVTERDYQRLSVGQTAEVRVDSLPDEVFAGAVTRLSPVFRETSRQAEVVVEVANDERVLNPGMFARVELEFDQASEATLVPRSALLRRDDRQGVFVTTDRESVRFVPIETGIEANGLVQVIEPADLNGEVVVLGQHLVRDGSPILVVDDDLMAGVAATAAR